One Bacillus sp. 1780r2a1 DNA segment encodes these proteins:
- a CDS encoding ATP-binding protein, which yields MKNRSLAFQIWLVISGILLVISLLLATLFPSALRQFFTDEIYTSIENEQHILKEYGLPSRSGEYYFSNDEDGPSLRNRTVDHILLPENVDISYLSSRVLPQDFLRHAQHLAQNQESAVERYEKDLGNRTLFYVVSKVIINDQPAFLLSFSWDTYRNALASALFKQLLVVMSIVFLLSWIPSIWLAKYLSRPLVSLEKHVKRIAEQEWHEPVTLDRTDEIGKLGSSIEQMRQRLIRKEEAQQTLLQNISHDLKTPVMVIRSYAQSIQDGIYPKGDLSNTVQVIEDESLKLEKKIRDLLYLTKLDYLSAHPVNHEPFTLSELIGEVVDRLRWSRTEIQWDIRDDRVTIDGDKEQWTKVIENILENQIRYADSSISISVHKSFYEEMDVVECCIANDGPPIEENVLSTIFEPFEKGSKGEFGIGLSIVKRIVTMHNATISVQNLDKGVSFTIRIPVLQAKP from the coding sequence ATGAAAAATCGATCTCTTGCTTTTCAAATTTGGCTTGTCATCTCAGGCATATTACTAGTTATCTCACTTTTGTTAGCTACGTTGTTTCCAAGCGCACTTAGACAATTCTTTACGGATGAAATTTATACAAGTATTGAAAATGAACAGCATATTTTAAAAGAATACGGGTTACCTAGCCGGTCTGGTGAATATTATTTTAGCAATGATGAAGATGGACCGTCTTTACGAAACCGTACGGTAGACCACATTTTATTACCTGAAAATGTCGATATTTCCTACCTATCATCGCGTGTTCTACCTCAAGATTTTTTAAGACATGCACAGCATCTAGCTCAAAATCAAGAATCAGCTGTCGAACGGTATGAAAAAGACTTAGGTAATCGAACTTTATTTTATGTGGTTAGTAAAGTAATCATTAACGACCAGCCGGCATTTTTACTATCGTTTTCATGGGATACGTATCGAAATGCTTTAGCTTCCGCTTTATTTAAACAGCTATTAGTCGTAATGTCCATTGTTTTCCTTCTAAGCTGGATTCCTTCTATTTGGCTCGCAAAATATTTAAGTCGCCCTCTTGTATCACTTGAGAAGCATGTTAAGCGAATTGCAGAGCAAGAATGGCACGAGCCTGTAACGTTAGATCGTACGGATGAAATTGGAAAATTGGGTTCTTCTATAGAACAAATGCGACAACGACTCATTCGGAAAGAAGAAGCACAACAAACTCTTCTTCAAAATATCTCACATGATTTGAAAACGCCTGTAATGGTCATTAGAAGCTACGCTCAATCGATACAAGATGGTATTTATCCAAAAGGGGATTTATCCAATACCGTTCAAGTCATTGAAGATGAATCACTGAAATTGGAAAAGAAAATCCGTGACTTACTATATTTAACAAAGCTAGATTACTTATCTGCTCACCCTGTCAATCATGAGCCGTTTACTTTGTCAGAACTTATCGGCGAGGTAGTTGATAGGCTACGGTGGAGTCGTACTGAAATCCAGTGGGATATTAGGGATGATAGAGTGACTATTGACGGTGATAAAGAGCAATGGACCAAAGTTATTGAGAACATTTTAGAAAACCAGATTAGATACGCTGATTCATCTATTTCTATCTCTGTTCACAAAAGTTTCTATGAAGAGATGGACGTTGTAGAGTGTTGCATTGCCAATGACGGACCTCCTATCGAAGAGAACGTACTATCTACAATTTTTGAACCGTTTGAAAAAGGTTCAAAAGGAGAATTTGGCATCGGGCTTAGTATTGTAAAACGGATTGTTACTATGCATAATGCGACAATCTCCGTACAAAATTTAGATAAAGGTGTTTCTTTTACTATTCGCATTCCAGTTTTACAAGCAAAGCCGTGA
- a CDS encoding SpoIID/LytB domain-containing protein: MKKVLAALVVMFMLSSSYSMVNVKAETNPTISVQLKNYLKNKKEIQIQTSEDAATSYEGVRLEANQTYRLKVEQGKISLYKGTTKLKEDTTFKLYTNQTAETLIEGRVYSGSFDFVIESNEYVQPINHVSMEEYLKGVVPNEMIPSWPVESLTAQAIAARTYAMGHLNKTINDTIQYQVYGGKTVYANTNAAVEKSYGQTLTYNGKLISALYSSSNGGVTESNANAWSGSPLPYLPIQTDSYDPKHPWNLTVKKQQIDTENLDLVHYKNWWSTIKENDKEITDNIKTYLQQKDYKGKEIKVLSIPKLEFTEKNASNRYNKGSLEVKFIVKDDVDSEGKLNVKTLSLNNVKASDIRPIIGVNLIKSYYVTEQNATDKEIVLKGLGYGHGVGMSQYGAYYRAKAGQTYDQILRFYYRNAERTQQYKREAKRLAGPERYDTAAEIAREGWTTARTVVIAAGGNFPDALAGAPLAVQENAPLLLTTGHELHPTVKAELQRLQPEKVIVLGSSRVIRDSVLDEIKQLGAKEVQRLGGADRFETSAAIAKQINSSKVIVVNGQNFPDALSVAPYAAKEGIPIVLTRPTSIPAATAQVLEGKAEAIVIGSEQVVNATVYNSLPANRVRYAGEHRYATNQKVVTNLLGNTKQAYVAAGTNFPDALAGSILAGKRGVPVILTDADKLPAGTADILSGYKDFTVLGSTRVVNDSVVNELEEIANK; this comes from the coding sequence ATGAAAAAAGTACTTGCTGCTTTAGTTGTTATGTTCATGCTTAGTTCGAGTTATTCCATGGTAAATGTGAAAGCTGAAACGAATCCAACTATAAGCGTCCAGCTAAAAAATTATCTAAAAAACAAAAAAGAAATTCAAATTCAAACGTCAGAAGATGCAGCAACATCTTATGAAGGAGTTCGTTTAGAAGCTAATCAGACCTATCGCTTAAAGGTAGAACAAGGGAAAATTTCTTTATATAAAGGAACGACCAAATTAAAGGAAGATACAACCTTTAAGCTATACACTAATCAAACAGCAGAAACGCTTATTGAGGGAAGAGTGTATAGTGGAAGTTTTGATTTTGTGATTGAAAGTAACGAATACGTACAACCAATTAACCACGTATCAATGGAGGAGTATTTGAAGGGAGTCGTTCCTAACGAAATGATTCCAAGTTGGCCTGTAGAGTCACTAACGGCTCAAGCGATTGCAGCACGCACATATGCAATGGGGCATTTGAACAAAACAATTAATGATACAATTCAATATCAAGTATATGGTGGCAAAACAGTCTACGCTAATACGAATGCAGCTGTTGAAAAATCATATGGTCAGACACTTACATATAACGGGAAATTAATCAGCGCACTTTATTCATCTAGCAATGGTGGAGTTACGGAGTCTAATGCTAATGCATGGTCAGGCTCACCGCTTCCTTATTTACCAATTCAAACGGATTCATATGATCCAAAACATCCATGGAATTTAACGGTGAAAAAGCAGCAAATAGACACAGAGAACTTAGACTTAGTTCATTATAAAAATTGGTGGAGCACCATCAAAGAAAATGATAAGGAAATTACTGATAATATCAAAACTTATTTACAGCAAAAAGATTACAAAGGAAAAGAAATTAAGGTTCTCTCAATCCCAAAACTAGAATTCACGGAAAAGAATGCTAGTAATCGTTACAATAAGGGAAGTTTAGAAGTGAAGTTTATTGTAAAAGATGATGTTGATTCAGAAGGGAAACTTAATGTAAAAACATTAAGCTTAAACAATGTAAAGGCTTCTGATATTCGTCCAATTATTGGGGTAAACCTTATTAAAAGTTACTATGTAACAGAACAAAATGCTACTGATAAAGAAATAGTACTAAAAGGTCTAGGATATGGTCATGGTGTAGGAATGAGTCAATACGGAGCTTATTATCGTGCCAAAGCTGGTCAAACCTATGATCAAATTTTACGTTTTTATTATCGGAATGCAGAGCGCACGCAGCAATACAAGCGAGAAGCAAAGCGTTTAGCAGGCCCAGAACGATATGATACAGCTGCAGAAATTGCAAGAGAAGGGTGGACTACGGCTCGAACAGTTGTCATTGCAGCAGGAGGGAATTTTCCAGATGCGCTAGCAGGAGCTCCTCTTGCAGTTCAGGAAAATGCTCCACTATTACTAACAACAGGTCATGAATTGCATCCAACTGTAAAAGCAGAGCTTCAGCGCTTACAGCCTGAAAAAGTAATTGTATTAGGAAGTTCAAGGGTTATTCGAGATTCAGTATTAGATGAAATTAAGCAGTTAGGTGCTAAGGAAGTCCAGCGTTTAGGAGGAGCAGATCGTTTTGAAACGTCAGCGGCAATTGCTAAGCAAATAAATTCTTCAAAAGTAATTGTAGTGAATGGACAAAACTTCCCAGATGCTCTATCAGTAGCTCCATATGCAGCGAAAGAAGGAATTCCTATTGTACTAACAAGGCCAACTTCAATTCCTGCAGCTACAGCACAAGTGCTTGAAGGAAAAGCAGAAGCTATTGTTATTGGTTCTGAACAGGTAGTAAATGCAACAGTTTATAATTCTCTTCCAGCTAACCGAGTAAGATATGCAGGAGAACATCGCTATGCAACAAATCAAAAAGTTGTGACGAACCTGCTTGGCAATACAAAACAAGCTTATGTTGCAGCGGGAACTAATTTTCCAGATGCACTAGCTGGCTCAATTTTAGCTGGAAAACGTGGTGTGCCAGTTATCCTCACAGATGCAGACAAGTTGCCAGCGGGCACAGCTGATATTTTAAGCGGCTATAAGGATTTTACAGTACTAGGTTCTACTCGCGTAGTAAACGATTCTGTAGTTAATGAGCTAGAAGAAATTGCAAATAAATAA
- a CDS encoding acyl-CoA thioesterase, which translates to MTVEQIPCSVSRVVKSQHIFPNDLNNHHTLFGGKIVADMDMIASLSATKHSRKPCVTASIDHVDFIEPVTEEDFISYESFVVLTGKSSMIIFVKVIAEHLITGVKRIAATSFLTFVALEGGKPAIVPKVVAQTEEEKSLQAIALERKNNKRTQIEQSKSVAKILSKTLRSSN; encoded by the coding sequence ATGACAGTTGAACAAATACCTTGCAGTGTATCAAGAGTTGTAAAATCGCAGCATATCTTCCCTAATGATTTAAATAATCACCATACGTTATTTGGAGGGAAAATTGTAGCGGATATGGACATGATCGCATCATTATCTGCTACAAAACATTCAAGAAAGCCATGCGTTACAGCATCGATTGATCACGTCGATTTTATTGAACCTGTGACGGAAGAAGATTTCATATCATATGAGTCTTTTGTTGTACTAACTGGTAAAAGCTCAATGATTATCTTTGTAAAAGTAATCGCTGAGCATTTAATTACAGGTGTTAAACGAATTGCAGCGACTTCTTTCTTAACGTTTGTTGCTTTAGAAGGTGGAAAGCCTGCTATTGTGCCAAAGGTTGTAGCTCAAACTGAAGAAGAAAAAAGCCTACAAGCGATTGCATTAGAACGCAAAAATAATAAGCGTACACAAATTGAACAAAGTAAATCCGTAGCAAAAATTCTTTCAAAAACATTGCGCAGCAGTAACTGA
- a CDS encoding MerR family transcriptional regulator, whose product MAMQVKEVASLAGISIRTLHHYDDIDLLKPTEVTESGYRLYVEEDLEMLQQILLFKELGLSLKEIKAVIYDPSFNKQEALELHQQLLIEKRNRLNRMIAMTEQTIKSMKGEKSMTNKQRFEGFDFSENPYEEEAKKRWGNEKVNEANKKVRGMTKDEQADLAAEANEIYKKLAKLMNESSSSEPVQKAIQEWYDFLNRNFTTYSPEAFQGLGELYVQDERFQSNIDQFGEGLAEFLKEAMAIFANNLLKEKKG is encoded by the coding sequence ATGGCCATGCAGGTAAAGGAAGTAGCTAGCTTAGCTGGTATTAGTATACGCACCCTTCATCATTACGATGATATCGATTTATTGAAGCCTACTGAGGTAACTGAATCAGGATACCGGCTATATGTTGAAGAAGATTTAGAAATGCTGCAACAAATCTTATTATTTAAAGAACTAGGGCTTTCGTTAAAAGAAATTAAAGCAGTCATTTATGATCCTTCCTTTAATAAACAAGAAGCGTTAGAGTTACATCAACAGCTTCTAATTGAAAAAAGAAATCGACTTAATCGTATGATTGCCATGACTGAACAAACGATTAAGTCAATGAAAGGAGAAAAATCAATGACTAATAAGCAAAGATTTGAAGGTTTTGATTTTAGTGAAAATCCGTATGAAGAAGAAGCTAAAAAGCGATGGGGGAACGAAAAAGTAAACGAAGCGAATAAAAAAGTTAGAGGGATGACGAAAGACGAACAAGCGGATTTAGCAGCAGAAGCAAATGAGATTTATAAAAAGTTAGCTAAGTTGATGAATGAATCATCATCATCAGAACCTGTTCAAAAAGCAATACAAGAATGGTATGACTTTTTGAATCGTAATTTTACGACGTATTCACCAGAGGCATTTCAAGGATTAGGGGAACTATATGTTCAAGATGAAAGGTTTCAAAGTAACATTGACCAATTCGGAGAAGGGTTAGCTGAATTTTTAAAAGAAGCGATGGCGATTTTTGCAAATAACTTGTTAAAAGAGAAAAAAGGATAA
- a CDS encoding DUF2809 domain-containing protein: MNNRNRVIYACLCLIIALLGLSTRVFQEYLPAFLRMYIGDTLWAIMIFLGFSSVYKTASTIRIIVISILFCYGIECSQLYQEEWIVHLRHTTLGGLILGYGFLWSDIIAYTVGIAVGGLTELILRKNSYINGEKY; this comes from the coding sequence ATGAACAATAGAAATAGAGTTATCTATGCTTGTTTATGTTTAATAATAGCTCTACTAGGGCTATCGACACGGGTGTTTCAAGAGTATTTGCCCGCTTTTTTAAGGATGTATATAGGGGATACCCTTTGGGCGATAATGATTTTTCTTGGATTTTCCAGTGTATATAAAACAGCTAGTACCATTCGAATTATTGTAATATCAATTTTATTTTGTTATGGCATTGAATGTAGTCAGCTCTACCAAGAAGAGTGGATTGTACACCTTAGACACACTACTTTAGGAGGACTAATTTTAGGCTACGGTTTTCTTTGGAGTGACATAATTGCATATACTGTGGGAATTGCAGTGGGGGGATTGACAGAACTGATTCTTAGAAAGAATTCTTACATAAATGGTGAAAAGTATTGA